In Nitrosospira briensis C-128, a genomic segment contains:
- the tsf gene encoding translation elongation factor Ts has protein sequence MADITAKRVKELRDMTGLGMMECKKALTETGGDIKAAEDLLRIKSGAKASKAAGRVAAEGMVAAYITPDGKSGALVEVNCETDFVARNEDFIGFVRDLAQLAATKNLADTEALASAALPSGENVDAFREALVMRLGENISLRRFARHVTQGHLASYLHGAKIGVMVDYTGGDQTLGKDLAMHIAASKPICVSTEQVSPELLARERQIYTAQAAESGKPADIVTKMVDGRVVKYLAEVTLLGQPFVKNPDQTVEKLLTAKSAKVNGFTLFIVGEGIEKKTGDFAAEVMAQVNQAKEDNTSQPN, from the coding sequence ATGGCGGACATCACCGCAAAAAGGGTGAAGGAATTGCGCGACATGACCGGTCTAGGCATGATGGAATGCAAGAAAGCGTTGACCGAAACCGGCGGGGACATTAAAGCGGCGGAGGATCTGCTGCGCATCAAGAGTGGCGCCAAGGCGAGCAAGGCCGCCGGGCGTGTTGCGGCGGAAGGAATGGTGGCGGCGTATATTACGCCGGATGGCAAGAGCGGCGCCCTGGTGGAAGTCAACTGCGAAACCGATTTTGTCGCCCGAAACGAAGACTTTATCGGTTTTGTCCGCGATCTTGCGCAACTGGCAGCGACGAAAAATTTAGCCGATACCGAAGCATTGGCGAGCGCTGCGCTACCGAGCGGGGAAAACGTGGATGCGTTCCGGGAAGCGCTGGTAATGAGATTAGGCGAAAATATCAGCCTGCGCCGTTTCGCGCGCCACGTAACGCAGGGGCATCTTGCGTCCTACCTGCATGGCGCAAAAATTGGCGTAATGGTCGATTACACGGGGGGTGACCAGACGCTGGGCAAGGATCTGGCGATGCACATCGCGGCCAGCAAGCCGATATGTGTGTCAACCGAGCAGGTATCGCCCGAGTTGCTGGCGCGTGAAAGGCAGATCTATACGGCACAGGCGGCGGAAAGCGGTAAGCCTGCTGATATCGTCACAAAGATGGTTGATGGGCGTGTTGTTAAATATCTTGCTGAAGTGACTCTTCTCGGCCAACCATTCGTCAAGAATCCGGATCAGACCGTGGAGAAACTGCTTACCGCAAAGTCTGCGAAGGTTAATGGCTTTACCTTGTTTATCGTGGGTGAGGGCATCGAAAAGAAAACTGGTGATTTTGCCGCCGAAGTGATGGCGCAGGTAAACCAGGCCAAAGAAGACAACACATCGCAGCCAAATTGA
- the rpsB gene encoding 30S ribosomal protein S2: MSVTMRQMLEAGVHFGHQTRFWNPKMAQYIFGHRNKIHIINLEKTLTMYQDAMSYVRQLSANKGNILFVGTKRQARDIVREEALRCGAPYVDQRWLGGMLTNFKTIKLSVKRLHDMEAMAEDGTLDKLSKKEALDIQRDLEKLDRSLGGIKNMKGLPDAMFVIDVGYQKGAITEAKKLGIPIVGVVDTNHSPEGLNYIIPGNDDSSQAIRLYARGVADAILEGRNQALQEIVKNELAESDEAIVAE; this comes from the coding sequence ATGTCAGTAACCATGCGGCAAATGCTGGAGGCAGGCGTCCATTTCGGGCATCAGACCCGTTTCTGGAATCCCAAGATGGCACAGTACATTTTCGGCCATCGCAACAAGATACACATCATCAATCTCGAAAAAACCCTGACGATGTACCAGGACGCGATGAGCTATGTGCGCCAGTTATCGGCCAACAAGGGCAATATCCTGTTTGTCGGCACCAAACGCCAGGCGCGCGATATCGTCCGTGAGGAAGCCCTTCGCTGTGGTGCGCCCTATGTCGATCAGCGCTGGCTCGGCGGGATGCTCACCAACTTCAAGACGATAAAGCTGTCGGTCAAGCGTCTGCATGATATGGAGGCGATGGCGGAGGATGGCACTCTCGACAAGCTTTCCAAGAAAGAAGCGCTGGATATTCAACGCGATCTGGAAAAGCTCGATCGCAGCCTCGGCGGCATCAAGAACATGAAAGGTTTGCCCGATGCCATGTTTGTGATCGATGTCGGCTACCAGAAAGGAGCGATTACCGAGGCCAAGAAGCTCGGCATACCGATAGTCGGCGTGGTGGACACCAACCACAGCCCAGAGGGATTGAACTACATTATCCCCGGCAATGACGATTCGAGCCAGGCGATACGCCTTTACGCACGTGGTGTCGCCGATGCGATTCTGGAAGGGCGTAACCAGGCTTTGCAGGAGATCGTTAAAAATGAGCTGGCAGAGTCGGATGAGGCAATAGTCGCGGAATAA
- a CDS encoding DUF883 family protein has translation MEQNTSDKIDDAKAAAENMADRAGTAAQRVGNAAKSAGKQVGDVASEELANLRADLDDLISRIPSLSDVDLEEAKETLMAKVASTREAAADLAHDAREQFDYGVECSRECIKEHPLQSVGYAAGIGLLIGLLMTRR, from the coding sequence ATGGAACAGAATACTTCGGATAAGATTGATGACGCAAAAGCCGCAGCGGAAAACATGGCGGATCGGGCCGGCACCGCAGCTCAGCGGGTCGGAAATGCGGCCAAATCCGCTGGTAAGCAGGTGGGTGACGTCGCGAGTGAAGAACTTGCCAATCTCAGAGCCGATCTTGACGACCTGATTTCACGAATACCCAGCTTATCGGATGTTGACCTCGAGGAAGCCAAGGAAACACTGATGGCAAAGGTTGCCTCCACCCGTGAAGCGGCTGCGGACCTGGCCCATGATGCGCGCGAACAGTTCGACTACGGTGTTGAATGTTCCAGGGAGTGTATCAAGGAGCATCCCCTGCAATCGGTAGGTTACGCCGCCGGTATCGGCTTGCTGATCGGCTTGCTGATGACGCGCCGTTAA
- a CDS encoding phage holin family protein encodes MFESIKKAKQLGALALERVDDYLELVKLSAEIQVQNWKKQAISYLMVALFSALSLIFLGLAVIITCWDTPYRILSAWGVAGIYALIAFLVYAAAPKQTASVPAFDVVRDELQQDIKLMKDVV; translated from the coding sequence ATGTTTGAGTCCATCAAAAAAGCCAAACAACTCGGAGCACTTGCCCTGGAGCGCGTCGACGACTATCTCGAGTTGGTGAAGTTATCAGCGGAGATTCAGGTTCAGAATTGGAAGAAGCAAGCGATCAGTTATCTGATGGTAGCGCTTTTTTCTGCCTTGAGCCTGATCTTCCTGGGGTTGGCCGTCATCATCACCTGTTGGGACACCCCTTATCGCATACTCTCCGCATGGGGTGTTGCCGGCATTTACGCTTTGATAGCTTTTCTGGTCTACGCCGCAGCGCCAAAACAGACAGCTTCTGTTCCAGCTTTCGATGTCGTGCGTGACGAATTGCAGCAGGATATAAAGCTGATGAAGGATGTGGTATGA
- a CDS encoding EF-hand domain-containing protein produces the protein MRYFSTCHIFKLQWLAMLIAGATGPAVAEVPPPEANQNTPEAVAPPWELYDTNEDGYISTDETAAQGMSARTFEDLDIDRDGRLNRDEFAKAPRIRLK, from the coding sequence ATGAGATATTTTTCAACATGCCATATCTTCAAACTGCAGTGGTTGGCAATGCTGATTGCCGGCGCCACAGGGCCGGCTGTTGCAGAGGTACCTCCTCCAGAGGCAAACCAAAATACACCGGAGGCAGTAGCGCCCCCATGGGAGTTATACGACACCAATGAGGATGGCTATATCAGCACTGACGAAACAGCGGCCCAGGGAATGTCCGCTCGGACTTTTGAAGATCTGGACATTGACCGGGATGGACGGCTGAATCGGGATGAGTTCGCTAAGGCGCCTCGCATCAGGTTGAAGTGA
- a CDS encoding shikimate kinase: MVSEPVLGETSGNIFLIGMMGAGKTTVGRLLANFLEKKFYDSDREIQKRTGVSIPLIFEIEGEAGFRKRETEMLSELMKTGNIVLATGGGAVLSAENREMLKRSGTVIYLRATIDDLWRRTRHDKNRPLLQTQDPRTKLTELYTQRDPLYRETAHIIVESGKRSARHLAQLLAQQLACSGLGMDEI; this comes from the coding sequence ATGGTAAGCGAACCCGTCCTGGGCGAGACAAGCGGAAATATTTTTCTGATCGGAATGATGGGTGCGGGAAAAACAACGGTTGGCAGGCTTCTGGCAAATTTTCTGGAAAAAAAGTTTTATGACTCGGACCGGGAAATCCAGAAACGAACCGGCGTCAGCATACCCCTTATTTTTGAAATTGAGGGCGAGGCTGGTTTCCGCAAGCGGGAGACAGAAATGCTCTCCGAACTGATGAAAACCGGAAATATTGTGCTTGCCACAGGAGGTGGAGCAGTGCTGAGCGCAGAAAACCGTGAAATGCTGAAGCGTAGCGGCACCGTGATCTACTTGAGAGCCACAATCGATGATTTATGGCGTCGAACGCGACATGACAAGAATCGTCCATTGCTCCAGACTCAGGATCCTCGCACGAAACTGACTGAACTTTATACGCAACGGGATCCGCTTTACCGGGAGACAGCGCATATCATTGTTGAAAGCGGGAAACGAAGTGCACGCCACCTGGCGCAATTGCTGGCACAGCAACTGGCCTGCTCCGGTTTGGGAATGGATGAAATTTGA
- the def gene encoding peptide deformylase, which yields MSIKPVLRMGDPGLLEVARKVEAFGTSELEALIRDMHDTMEALNGAGLAAPQIGVDLQVVIFGVKRNPRYPDAEEVPYTVLVNPVLTPLATTLEQGWEGCLSVPGMRGMVPRFTNVRYQGSDQYGESIDRSVDGFHARVVQHECDHLNGILYPMRITDFRTFGFTDVLFPDEAPMDE from the coding sequence ATGTCGATTAAGCCGGTCTTGAGAATGGGCGATCCCGGATTGCTCGAAGTGGCCCGCAAGGTGGAGGCGTTCGGCACCTCCGAGCTCGAGGCCCTGATTCGTGATATGCATGACACCATGGAAGCCCTCAACGGCGCAGGACTGGCTGCACCTCAGATTGGGGTCGACCTGCAAGTCGTGATCTTCGGGGTGAAGCGCAATCCACGCTATCCTGATGCGGAGGAGGTGCCTTATACCGTGCTGGTGAATCCGGTGTTAACGCCGCTCGCAACGACCCTGGAACAGGGTTGGGAGGGTTGCCTGAGTGTTCCAGGCATGCGCGGCATGGTTCCACGCTTTACCAACGTGCGCTATCAGGGTTCGGATCAGTATGGTGAATCCATAGATCGCAGTGTCGACGGGTTCCATGCCCGTGTCGTACAACACGAGTGCGACCATTTGAATGGCATTCTCTACCCCATGCGTATTACTGATTTTCGTACATTCGGTTTTACCGACGTTCTGTTTCCCGATGAGGCGCCAATGGACGAGTAA
- a CDS encoding S-methyl-5'-thioinosine phosphorylase gives MLAIIGGTGMAQLACLEISHRRIMTTPYGEPSSPLTFGKINDHEVVFLARHGYGHTIPPHEVNYRANLWALHSLELTRVIAVASVGGIRSDLTPGVVAIPDQIIDYTHGRKYTYHDNTAKSVTHVDFTEPYCQLTRGRLLEAAGRANENVIDGGVYGATQGPRLETAAEINRMERDGVDMVGMTGMPEAALAKELGLCYASITVVANYAAGRKTSAHSIRLEDAHAVLEKAMVGVRNILEHAVELDVD, from the coding sequence ATGCTTGCAATCATCGGTGGCACAGGTATGGCCCAGCTTGCCTGTCTTGAGATATCGCATCGGCGCATTATGACGACACCCTATGGCGAACCGTCGAGCCCGCTGACTTTCGGCAAAATCAATGATCATGAGGTTGTATTCCTGGCACGCCACGGCTATGGGCACACCATTCCACCCCATGAGGTAAATTACCGTGCCAACCTCTGGGCGTTACACTCATTGGAACTGACCCGGGTGATAGCTGTCGCTTCGGTAGGCGGCATCCGCTCGGATTTAACACCCGGCGTGGTTGCCATTCCCGACCAGATTATCGATTATACCCACGGTCGCAAGTATACTTATCACGACAACACAGCCAAGTCGGTTACTCATGTCGATTTCACGGAACCCTATTGCCAGTTGACTCGTGGACGTTTGCTCGAGGCGGCAGGACGCGCCAATGAAAATGTGATTGATGGTGGTGTCTATGGCGCAACTCAAGGGCCACGGCTGGAAACCGCAGCCGAAATCAATCGCATGGAACGGGACGGGGTGGATATGGTAGGTATGACCGGTATGCCCGAAGCGGCACTCGCCAAGGAATTAGGCCTCTGCTATGCGTCTATCACGGTAGTGGCCAATTATGCCGCAGGACGTAAAACGAGCGCACATTCGATTCGTCTGGAAGATGCTCATGCTGTTCTGGAGAAAGCGATGGTGGGTGTCCGGAATATTCTCGAGCATGCGGTGGAGCTCGATGTCGATTAA
- a CDS encoding hypoxanthine-guanine phosphoribosyltransferase — MLSCEEAKKILGAAEQIFSADVVSQTVKHMAVEITAALSHRYPLVLSIMGGAVVFTGQLLPLLEFPLNFDYLHVSRYDNATRGGKINWKVSPPENVRNRVVLVLDDILDEGITLAAIRERVMSQGATAFYSAVFAEKVIGKPKPISADFVGVMLPDRFVFGFGMDIYGAWRNLPAIYALKA; from the coding sequence ATGCTTTCTTGCGAAGAAGCAAAGAAGATCCTCGGTGCGGCGGAGCAGATATTTTCTGCTGACGTGGTATCCCAGACGGTCAAACACATGGCGGTTGAGATTACTGCGGCACTATCGCATCGGTATCCATTGGTATTGAGCATAATGGGCGGCGCTGTGGTGTTTACCGGTCAATTGCTGCCGCTGTTGGAATTTCCGCTCAATTTCGACTATCTCCACGTCAGCCGCTACGATAATGCTACTCGGGGTGGTAAAATCAATTGGAAGGTATCACCGCCCGAGAACGTGCGAAACAGGGTGGTGCTAGTGCTGGATGACATCCTTGATGAAGGGATCACGCTTGCGGCAATCCGTGAACGGGTTATGAGCCAAGGCGCAACGGCCTTCTACAGTGCTGTTTTTGCTGAGAAGGTCATAGGTAAACCCAAGCCCATCAGCGCGGATTTCGTGGGTGTCATGCTGCCGGATCGCTTTGTGTTTGGCTTCGGAATGGATATCTATGGCGCATGGCGGAATCTCCCCGCGATTTACGCCTTGAAGGCGTAG